ATGAAGAATCCCTGTGACTGCGAGCACAGCGGTCTCGCCGGAGTGGCCAGACAGAAACCAGATTGGTTGGGGTCGAGGAGGTCGTTATGTCGGAGATGGAGACAATTGATTGCAGACAGCACGCTGGAGTTTTAGATAAAAAAGAGAAGTGAGACAGGTCGGTGATTGTGTACATCTGCTGGCATCATTGAGGGCTTTTGAGGAGAGGGGTGAGCGATCAGCAGGGATGGTCATATGactccctctcgctctcacacacacactcgtacattCACACAGGCGCTCTGTTCCCCCGGAGTCCATCAGATCACCCTGACAGATACTCCCCGTGCTCTTGCTGAGCGGGAGAAGTGATGGCGGGTGATAGGAATCGCGGGCAGGCGGAGCCGCGGCGGTGAAAGCAGTTTGTCTGGCTGCCAGGCAGGAGGCTACGGGCCGAGATCCAGTCTCGGCTTCCTTCACTATCATCGTCCCCTTTTTCTGTTCACTTAAACAGATTTACAGCTTCGTGTCCTTTTTATTTCTCCTTCAGTTTGAATAATTGTGCCTCCTACTTCTGTTCCACCTGCACCCAAATAAGGGGGACTCTGAGGCACGTGCACTCTTCTGCCTGACCCACCTGCAAGCCAGTGGCCATTTTACACGCAGTACTACCACCTACGGAAGGAGCGTAAGCACCGCTAATCGAACAATACTGTAGGTTCCCAGGTGCAACATTAGAAGGAACTAGTTTAGTGGTGAGACACATATCTGCCCTAGTGGTGAGACACAGATATCTGCGCTAGTGGTGAGACACAGATATCTGCGCTAGTGGTGAGACACAGATATCTGTGCTAGTGGTGAGACACAGACATCTGCGCTAGCTAGAAGAGACGGGCGGTGGAGAACCCATCGTGAAGGACTTACAGCAGTCTTCGGCTGTGTTAAAAACCACATACTGAGCATCGTactatatttaaatgaaaatcagtCTGAAGTTTAGTATGACTGGTCTGAGTAGTATGCTAGCatgcggtttcgaacacagcctcAGTCAGCCAGTGACGACCAAGCCTTGAAACCGTGACGAATGCACAGTAGAGGCTGCATATCTAGACTTTactttggcaaaaacatttgGTAGCactacacagcacagagcacagaggtgACAGAGCGGTAAAGATGTGGACAATTGGAACGGTCTGTTCATCTGAGCGGCGTTTCATACCACGCATTACATGTCACCAAGTCTTACGGCCGAGAGAAAAAAATCTGTAGAAATTTGGTTCACTTTAAAATTGAAGAAGGGGTGAAAAAtttgatatgtgtgtgtgtgcatacatgtacatGCGCGTATGCGTTTGTacatgttgtatgtgtgtgagcgtgcacccgtgtgtgcgtgcgtgtgtctatgtgtgcgtgGGTATTTGAGCGTGCGCGTATACATAcagaatgtgcgtgtgtatcgCACAAAGCGGACCCTGGTATATTGCGAGCAGCCAGGTTATATCAACTTCTCAGGCAGAGCACTGTTCTGTCAGTTACCCTGCACTGTAGACGCATTCTTGTTTTatctattttaattttaatctcTAATTATCATGCACCAGGTGCGTCGCACTCATCCTGCATCGAATAGCTCACATTTAATTAGATGTTTCTTTGTTCACAGTCTCAGATTTTAATTAATGAGCTGAGCTAAATTAAAATTGTCTAATGAGATGTTATCCTAACACCAGACATTTCACTTGTTCCTCCGTGGCAgacaggtgggggtggggctgagAAACGGGGTGGTCGCTGTGTGTCCCCCCAGACGTGACGGATCGAGTGAAGAACACTGCTGTCTGAAGCACTGCTCGGGGGGGTCCGGACCGCATTTGGGCTAATAAAATCCAGCGATTCATACACAGCTTGAGCTGTACATCAGCAGTATGCCCAGATGTACAGCAGAGTTACAGTATGTTTTCCCCGTATCTTCTCATGCATAAATGAGGAGCGTTTGTTCAGATGATGCACGCTGTCACGAACGCCAGCCGTTCCACCGGTGATGTGGCAGTTTCAGTGTCATTATTTAGAGGAATGAAGATggcaggagaggaaggagaaagagCTTCTTTGGGGGGCAAATGCTTCCCGCTAGCTCAAAGATGTACgaagtaaatatataaaatattagtGCAGACACaatacaaaagacaaaaaaaaaagccatcttGCACTACCTGTTTGTTGGAGTGACAAACAAACTTTGATTTGATGCGCTCGTCTACTGAATAAAACAGATATACTGTAAATCAAATAAGATGGCTTATTTAGAAACACACTCTTAATTAATTATCATGGAATGTAAGGATTATATGTTGCACTTCTTTGTATTTTTCACTCTTataatttttgtatttgcatgttTAAAGTTTGGTATAGAGGCTGTCAGTGCCACTGTCCCAAGCTCCTGTGGAACACAGCGAAGCAGACAGAAACTGCTGTAACAAGCTTCACTGTAACAAGCTTCACTGAACTCAAAATGTTTCTCTGCATCAGGTGTTGGTGCTGTCATGGGTGGACAGAGGAGCTCAGTCTATTTATGATTCTGATTTATATTGATTCATACTTAATTATAGTGATGTTGATGTGGAATGACATAAGCAGTGAAGGCAATTGGAAAGCCTCTTGCACAGGAGTAAATCTTCAGACCACAATCATGGAAAATAACTGACTGAACAGTAATTGAAAGTGCACACCTAATCTATAGCAATACATTACAGCTtactcatttttattgtttttgtagtATTCAGAATCAATTCCAAAACAACCATAATCAAAAGTAATATCTGACGAGTTCTCTCTGTGGTGCATGTGCGTTTGGGGGGGGAGTGAATCTTCTCTTTTCTCATATTGGCCAATATACTAACAACTGGATTTAAATAATGAAACTGGCTTATGGCATTCATTAGACCCTACCAGAAAGTTTGTAATATCGATAACTCCAAATATGTAATTAATATATCTCTTAATTATGCCGCTGCCTTATCATGACCATTATGTTTCAAATTTATGTGAAAACTAAAGCCAGACTTCAGTGCTGCCTGTATGCTACCACTGTATAcacagcataaacacacacacatagaaacatgTTCGGGAGAATTTAACATACTGTCTGTAGCACACTTCCAACTGTGAGTTTACCATGACCAGAAAGTCTACCAGGGACAGCAGAAAGACATCACTTAAGAccgtaataaaataatacaaggaGTCGTTTTGATGCATACAGTGGCTTAGTGTAAGGCTGAATCACAACTTTAAAAACAGTATGAATCAAACTCACAATGAATGCTTTTGATACGAGCAGAAAAAACAGCTCCTCAAGTCCCAGGTCTGGAGGTTCTGACAATGTGGCACGAACAGAGCATTTCCACAGGTATTTCAGCCGTTTCATGGATATCACAGGCGTGACGGAAATGGATTAAACTCTTGTGTTTCTGGAGTAGACAGAACGGAATAATTGTGTGTGaaagatacatacacacaaagcagCACTAATCTGATTGCGGCAGAGTTTAATAACTGCTCCAGCGATATACACACAATCACTagtgtacatgtgcacacatgcacacgtatgtgcacacgcacatacacatccacattTACCCACCGGACATGAGAATGTAATTCTCTGGGAATTTATCAAATACAATAGTAATTTACCTTATACAGCACTTCACAGTATATCGGTAATTTACATGATATAATACTTAGACGGATGCAGTAATTACTAAATATCTGCGGTATTAAGGATTTTAGGTTTATCAGTTGCCATTGTGTAAAATTGCATTTTTGCAGCTTCCGTCTTTCCTGCCAGAGTGACTTGCTGGAACAGAATGGTTACATTTCTGGGTTTGAGTAAAAACAGCTCAAATCGAATTACGCAGGCGGAATTATATCCCGCTTGACTGGAATACATAGAACTGACATCCATTATGGCATTAAGGTAAAACTCAGTCCAACAGAGCCATCCATCTGATGGGTACAAGGGAGCCTTGAAACGGGCACATTCCAAATAAGTAAGCCAGCCGCAaactacagtacactgcatttcTGATTTAATTCAACATAGGCAGTATGCCGCCTGCCCATTTTCACTGATACCGAAGAAGAGCAAAAATAAAACGGGTACCCCCTTAACAGAAGCATTATACTCTGGACCAATGACATTCTCGTGGAAAACTGATTAATGCCAGAAACATTGAGTACATGAACACATTGATATGCACATGGCCAGGCTCTGTTTTTTGGGAGGACGCTTAAGCTGGTGGAAGGAGTATAGcaaccacacacagaaactAGTCTTGTTTACACAACAGCCTTGCCTAAAGCTTGGAGCAGTCAGACTTTcgctggggtttttttgttacaGTATGTGCGTTTAATTCATAGCCCACAGCTAACCGGGTTGTTGAGTGTTTCACCAACTCTTGCCTCTAGTTAAGGACTACAGTGAGCTCTAGTGGTGACTACGTTCCTACTCAGTCACATTGCGCACTTAAATTGATATTGACGCAATTGGATAGCGTTGCATAGTGTTCTTCCACATAAAGGCAGATTTCATACATTTCTAATATCCCTACTTTCACTGGCTGCTAGGGTATGATTATGTGCGGTTAATTTCGTAGGTACAGACGAAATTAGTCTTCATACGAACtgaaaaaaagtttgtttttgtttttttcattattacaaTACACATTAAAACTATACATAATTATCCACGGTGTAATGGCGACGCCCAACCGCACTCTCTTCTGCATGGGTTCATTGTTACCTACACCTAATGAGGCGAAATCCGTCTGcggcgtgtgtgcctgtgggagACGATACAAAAGAAAAGTAAAGCGGTACTTACCCGCAGCATTACACAGCAGGACTCGCCAGCGTCTCATGCTTCGCTGACGTTCCAACTTCTGACAGCCACCTCAAGCCTGTATGTAGCTAGGTACGGTGGTATTGGGATTTCACACGAAGGCACCTTGGGGCGTAATTAAGAACACAGGTGTTCCCAAATTTCTTTGGTTCACGTGATTAACCCGCAAATGATTACTTAATCATTTGTAATTGGaaatctgttatttttttagattAACTGTCAGTTATgcacatttatattttgaattttCTCCACTAATTTCGTTTCCTCTTGCAAAGTCGTCCAAAATTAAGAATCATTATTATTCTGATGTTGGATGACAAGTTACATGATAGTAGCAGTAGCCCTCGGTATATGGTAGTAAGTCTTTGGCTTGAGTATAGCACCAGTTCATAAAATATATGGTAGCATTTACAGTAATTAGCGGCAGTAATATTGGGAATAGTGGTAGCCctcctgtaaaatccagctatgccagctcgactagcttgaaaattgagctggtcaagttggtcataagctggtgtagctgggtatgagatggTCAACCAGCACgggcaagctggtcataaagttggtctagctgggagctggtttgaactggtcaagcagctcaaccacgtcgagctgggagctggtctgaactggtcaaccagccaccagctgttgcAAAACCTAGCATGAGCAGTTTTCCACAGGGAGTACTCggctaatattattatttgtagaaGCAGTGGAAGTTGTAATAGTATTAGTATCCCTAGTACAGTACTTGTCCGACAGGACACCCCCAGTTAGTCTTTTTAAGTTCTCCTCGGTTCCTACTGTATGctattgtgtgtttttaacaGGCCTGCTGTTAGCAATAGTGAGAAAGCACACCTTTCACCTGTAGGGCTTGACTGCGCCTCTTTACTGTAATCTCTGCTCACtgtggtttccatggtgatggaaGGACAGGCGTGCAGACAGagtaaaaacaatacaattggGAGCACAGTCCTGGCAGATATATCTTTCCAACCTAATTATCATCCTGTTAAACATATGACAGGGTAGTAATGGAAACAACTGTCATGTGTGgtttgtctttttctctttatatcagacatatttgtaaaattaataatgcagttttgtgtgtgtgtgtgtgtgtgtgtgtgtgtgtgtgtgtgtgtgtgtgtcgtttgACATCCCATTACCCACATAACACGACTTCCATGGGGAGAGTTTATTCCGACCTTCAATTACCAGTACGGACtgtttcagttaagaacattataatcatatgtttgtgacctcacatcttaaggggttaaagagttgttttttttatttttttattttttacattggcaaAGAGGTGAGGCTCATCTTTACAACAGcgtttaagatttttatttaagaGTTTAATTTAATGCCAGAGATTACTATGAAATCCAAAACATCCAAGGGAGGTGTAGGATCAGCAATGCCTGTAATTACGAAATGGTACAAGCCTGTCTTTCCACAGAGAAGACTGTGTTAACTGTGTCAGCCGTCTTAACATCAGGGATGTTGGGAATGGTAATATTTCATTCCTGTAGTCAATACAAATCCATACGGACGCTGTAGATAGTGTTTAGTATGTATGATTATCATTAGAGTCTAGTTGTAGTATGCAGAAATCATGTTACAGGTTAAAGAGGATGAACTAATCACCTTGGTCTGGAAATGCTGAGGATGACTGTAGTGACTATAAACCATGAAGATTACAATCTCACAGCATCTGCTTCCTGGAAGCCAGACTGGGAGCCATTTTATTCAACCTCACCATACGGCAACAACCCCACCATACAGCTACTGCAATGACGACTATTATGaccgtttttattattattagtgttattattattattattactgaacATTGCAACATTTGCAGAAGAGAAGAGACTTGCGTCCTTTAACTGTAATATTACAAATCCTTCCTAACAGTGAAACTGGTACAGCCATTACCCTCCTAACCCCTCCTGCCCAGCAGGTGGGAGTTCTGGTGTCCAGTAACTACCTGCTTATGTAAGCTCTGCTGCCATCCGTCTACAATAAAGATTATGCAATCCAAGCCGCAGGATGATGACATCGCACAGTGCCATTTTTCATCTTTCAAAACTTAAAAAGCTGCCCCAATGTTGAAAAGATTCAATCAGCCATGTGGCAGAGACTCATTCCAGCAATCAACTGCACACTGAGATAACAAGACGTCTGAACCGGGTGAGATGAAGAAACACCATACAATCTGCATGAATCGCAGATCATTTATATAACCGATAACCAATGTAATCTTTCACACCCTGCTTTTACCCAGTCACATGTTCAAAACGTGATGTCACAGCAGGTGTCACGTGGCTTGGCAGTTTACAGGAATACAACATGGATCAGGAGCGTCATACAGCCGTAGAAGTAAAGCAGGTCTACACTGGCCACAGCATGTTCAACCACCAGCTATCATCAATCTTGTATTTCAGCCACAGATAATTAAATGAAGCATTCAATTTAAAGGGGCACAGTGGTTCAAGTAGATGCAGTCGTCTTTAAGACTCAGTACTGCTCTTGATTCTTAGGACCTGACAGGAGCATTCTCAGCTACACAGAAGAACCTACACTATAAGAAAAAGATGTACAAAGCCTGCCTGTCTCCTAAGATTGCACAAATGCTCATCACTAAGGTGGTACCCTAtaagtacataaaattgtacccctcataatacattcatttgtatattttgtttgtCAAAGGTACATATTAGTGACTAAATAGAACATGATTGTACTTTCAAAGTACATTTggaataaagaacaaaaatgtgcccTCACTCCCCATCAGAAACAGAACACAAGCAAAACCAGACCTTTTTCCATAGTACAAGATAAATGCTAAATGCACATTATTCGAGATAAATTGGAAGAAATTACATAAGGAAGAAAGGGCCATTTTGTAGATTGTGTTGATGCACTATGTAATTACGGATTGTTAAATCCCAGAATAAGCGAAATAAGGAAAAACCGAAGGATCATTAGTGAACCCATCTGCTTTTCCGACAAAGAAATCAGTAAACAACAATCAGCTCTTAGCAGATCGTCTGCAAGAATAAAGCCTACTAAGagcaacactgccctctgcagTACAACAGAGGAAATGCAGGACATCAATTCTAGAGATGGGGTTCACAGGCTGCCCAtgtattttggttgtttttctttgaaCTCATTTTCTGCAAGTGGCTTTAACCATAAACTAAACCACGGGCAGAAAATGAGTTcaaggaaaaacaacaaccatgccCTCAAAgcatttaagaaaaaaacaatggaaaacacattttcaacaaccTTAATGACCAATATATAGCTAGGCTGCAAAAAACTTGCAGTGAACTGTCAATGGTGATTACATCAGATTTTCAAATATCAAAGCTTATGTTTGGAAACTTATACCCAATGTGGGCTGTTTCCCCAAAAGCccagaaagataaataaatcaaaagaaaaatatacaaacagtGAATGAATTCTCAGTGAATTACAGGTAAAAAGTGATGTCCTGCACAGTGCTGGGAGTTTACAGAAGGCCAGCCGTGGTGAGAGCGCAGGCCAGCAGAGTGCTCCAGACGGCCACGGTTGCCGTGGCAGTGCTGGGTGTTGTGACTGGTGcggttgttgtggttgtggtggtgaGGTTAAAGGCTTTGTCGTGGACGTAGTTCATGATGGAGCGCGCTCCCACGTACGCCTCCTCACAGGCCGGCTGGATCTGCTCCTCCGGGAGCTTGAACCCGTGCTCGCCCTCGTCCCGCAGCTCAAAGGTGAAGGAGAACGGGATCCCGATGAGCCGAGCCCAATCACGAGAAGAACCAGAATTCGGATCTAAAAccggaagaagaaaaaaaaaaaacactcaggaACAAAGTAATTCGCAGGTGAGATGGTATAACACAGgcatcatcaaatcacggtcctcgaggactgagaactgctggttttccaccctcccttttcctGGGTAGGTCTGTCTCTGGCCAAACACTAGcattaattgttcagttaattacctggtcACTAATATAACAACAAATATAGGGCAGTTTGATTAGAGGCTAGCCAAAGAAGTTTAATGATACTGGCATACTTTATCAATAAATAAAGGATACTTTATCCTGTACAGCAGAACTCTGATTCCGCGACCTGTGCAACATGCTCTGCTTGTTCACGAGTGccgtacacaccacacacactgcgtcaTACACGTATAAAGCTTTAAGCCTTGTGAAAGTGAGCTGCACTTACACAGAACATCAGGGGAGGTGCCCACGGTGTAATGCATCCCGTGTACCCCCTTCATCTCCTGAGCAGCTGCCAGACCAACCTGCATCTGTGgggaaacacagagaaacacactcaTTATATGGATGAATGCATCGAGCGCAATACaggatgctctctctctctctctctctctctctctgtgtgtgtgtgtgtgtgtgtgtgtgtgtctcagactcACCAGCTCTTCATAGTTGGGGGCAGAGATCTGTGGGTGCCCGTAGGGTACGAGGATCAGTTGCCCGTAGGAGTGTATGGTCAGAAAGCAGAGAATGTCCTGAGCCCTCTTTTCCACAAACTCGGTCAATGACATTGCTTCAATCTCGGACAGGGGCTTAGATCCACAGTATATTTCAGAACAACAGTTCCTGGATATCCCCACCActgagggagaggtagagggagagagcattATTTCACATCTGTTCTTCATTATGAAAAATACTTTctacaaatacatttgatagCGGATGACTTCTTTCTCACAATACCACATTACTCCAAGGTATCACCATCCATGAATATGCTGCGCATGTTTAATCTAATGAACACTGCAAATTAACGCAAGCTGTGTTGTGACGGTGAAATCAATCTGAATGTTGTTAACTAAAGGTGCCaatgtttgtttctttgccAGTCAAAATAGAGACACATCTTTACAGACAGCCGCAGGTATAGAATATTCCTCTTTATGGCTTATTGTTATGGATATGGTGAACAATGCAGAGAGAGGTGCAATGTGCAATGTAGAGTTGCAGCACAATGCctattgtaatgtattgtactTCAGACTTCAGATATACATTTGAAACTCTGACTCTTAGTAGATCCACTACTGAATGAAAGTGAAgagaataaatacaaataatgagaATTTATCCAATTCATGCACTCGTTTCAATGAGTGcatttacaaatatacattCTTCAAATGTCAGGCATCTAGAGAAACTCACTGCCCCAGTTGGCATAGAAGTTGCGGTTGAGGTCTGTGCCGTAGCAGGAGCAGTCCGTTTCTTGGGGCTTTGATCTGGTTTTCCTCCAAAGACGAGTCTGAAATTATAAGAGCCACCACTTCACTCAATAAAAGGTCACATCCCAGTTTTTCTCGAGAAAATCTTCAAAGAAAACCAGATTCAAAAGGACAGCACGCAGAGGAAAGAGGAACTCACACTTTCATTAATCCAGGAATACTGGTAGCCGTCGACGTTAAGCACAGGAGTGACGTAGAAATCCACGTTTTTCAGCATGAGGTTCAAATGCTCGTCTGTTTTGTATGTCTGCAAAATCTGTTTTTGAAAGATGAGTTACAGTATGCGGTCACATGTagaccccgcccccacccctgccTCTGCGACAACCACAATGGCCCCGCCCCTCAGCACACGGCATGCATCAACCAATACAGCCCTCCCTATTGGCCCATTCCCGCATTGCGCCAAGCAGAACCAGCCACCCCTGGCCTCACCTCTTTGACAAACCACTGGCAGAAGGCTGGAGCGATCCACTCTCGGGCGTGTATCCCACAGTCCATCCAGATCACCTTCTTCTGACTGCTGGACTCCAGGCCAATCTGGGAGGCAATAGGCAAACGACTGCCATGTTAAACACCCATTTGAACTCCGTCACCCATCTTCCCCAGCGGTGCGTTACAGGTAAATGTGTCCCCAGGGGCAAACACAGCACTGTGCACCCACATTAAGGGCAAACCCCACACCAGCAGCTACTACAGTAAACAgtgtgcacctctgtgtgtgacgAGAGGTGAGCTTCTTGCAAAGGGAGCCTCTTACCGGCTGATAGGTTTCACTCCCATCACGCTCCTCTGCTGCTCGTTTGCAGCGCCCCCTGCTTGTAGGATGCGGGAGCACGGAGCAGTGCCTGGAGCAGAACAGGATTTACCTTGAGAAGGGTGATGTTATTGCCTTCGTACGTCTTGCCATACACCTCAGAAGACACCAGCCCTGGGTACTCCTGCTCCAGTTGCTCCATCCACGTGGATATCTGGAAAGCACAAGCAGCGGCTCAGCATGTTGGTCTGAGAGCGGGTGGTGTCTCTGAGCTCTGGGCTAAACGCAGGAGGACGGTGTCTGAGCTCTGGGCTAAACGCAGGAGGACGGTGTCTGAGCTCTGGGCTAAACGCAGGAGGACGGTGTCTCTGAGCTCTGGGCTAAACGCAGGAGGATGGTGTCTGAGCTCTGGGCTTAGCGTGAGGGTGGGGTGGCTCACCTCGTCCATAGGGTGGTACTTGGTGTAATTGTAATTCTCCACAGCCCTACAAACACCAGGACAGAATAACAATGAGGTCAAAGGTTCAAGCTTCAGATTAAAAAAGAATCTGCATAGATGGcactacagaactacacacaggagcacatgcagacacagacacaagcaaacacactcGGCACTACTAtcaaacatacatatatatatacatagtgCTAGTGTATGACCAAaactgccaaacacacacacacacagcaatagtATCCCTCTGAGACCCTGCGGATGATAAATTCTGGCTTCCATGTGCTCCATCCAGTATCTCTTAACAAAAGACAttcaattttaattaaattaaatatatatttagaaaattCTTTCACTGCAAAaagtttttgtcatccaagacgcTTGTATTCTGTCGAAAAATACAatgggtctcaggaggataagATCATAACTGCAAAACGCACATATGCATACTCTACAATATTAAAAGCATAAccgtaacactttacaataaggttacatgaattggcattaactaatgtagttgtaaaACGAGCTAATGAGAAGTTAAtgtgtacagctttgtttatgtatttgtatataatgaattcatgttaacaactacattaggcAAAGCCAATTCATAGTGGATAAGCCAATTCATTGCAATGAGAAAAACAgctgtatttgttaatggttaacaaattgttttttgttaactaattcatgtatttgttccCAATTAATTAATGAGTTAAGACCCATTCTTATAATGTTATTGTACAGTGTGACCAACATAActattacacacatgcacacccgcGGCACTAAAGAACAACCATAACAAGCGGAAAGTGCTAGGTGTGCTCATATCTTCATGAGGATAAATACTGAACAGATACACTCTGCAGGAAGAACCTGTGGCTGCACccttcaccccccccacccccacaacaTGGCCGCAGCTCACCTGTAAGAAGCTCCATTACTGCTCTGCATGAACAGAGCCAGCAGAATCAGCCCAGCACAACCCAGCATGGCC
This region of Conger conger chromosome 17, fConCon1.1, whole genome shotgun sequence genomic DNA includes:
- the cpo gene encoding carboxypeptidase O, with the translated sequence MDEISTWMEQLEQEYPGLVSSEVYGKTYEGNNITLLKIGLESSSQKKVIWMDCGIHAREWIAPAFCQWFVKEILQTYKTDEHLNLMLKNVDFYVTPVLNVDGYQYSWINESTRLWRKTRSKPQETDCSCYGTDLNRNFYANWGMVGISRNCCSEIYCGSKPLSEIEAMSLTEFVEKRAQDILCFLTIHSYGQLILVPYGHPQISAPNYEELMQVGLAAAQEMKGVHGMHYTVGTSPDVLYPNSGSSRDWARLIGIPFSFTFELRDEGEHGFKLPEEQIQPACEEAYVGARSIMNYVHDKAFNLTTTTTTTAPVTTPSTATATVAVWSTLLACALTTAGLL